A genome region from Streptomyces antimycoticus includes the following:
- a CDS encoding alkene reductase, which yields MTTPFDPIDLAGPRLRNRLVMPAMGRARAFGPGGTATDSMATYYAQRATAGLIITEGSWPSPVGQGFPHTPGLHSAEQIAAWRRVTDAVHAKGGTVFAQLAHVGRIGDPELLPEGMVHVAPSAVAAPGRLFTVHGMKDFTTPRALTSQEVRETIADFAQAARNAVEAGFDGVEVHAAYGYLVHQFLAPSSNLRTDEWGGSVEGRVRFAAEVVAAVSAAIGAHRTGIRISPGIRYNGIEEPELEPTYAHLVRRLNETGPAYLHVVESSRDLSALLRKEFSGTFILNPATDGFTSAADLTLIEDGTADMLSFGALFLANPDLPARLRAGGPYNTPDTSTYYGGTDEGFIDYPSLGA from the coding sequence GTGACCACACCCTTCGATCCGATCGACCTTGCCGGGCCGCGCCTTCGCAACCGCCTGGTCATGCCCGCCATGGGACGTGCCCGTGCCTTCGGGCCCGGCGGTACGGCCACCGACTCGATGGCGACGTACTACGCACAGCGGGCCACCGCCGGCCTGATCATCACGGAGGGGTCGTGGCCGTCACCGGTCGGCCAGGGCTTCCCCCACACCCCGGGGCTGCACAGTGCCGAGCAGATCGCCGCCTGGCGCCGCGTCACCGACGCGGTGCACGCCAAGGGCGGCACGGTCTTCGCCCAGCTCGCGCACGTCGGCAGGATCGGCGACCCCGAGCTGCTGCCCGAGGGGATGGTCCACGTCGCCCCGTCGGCCGTCGCCGCACCCGGCCGGTTGTTCACCGTCCACGGAATGAAGGACTTCACCACCCCCCGCGCGCTGACCTCCCAGGAGGTGCGGGAGACGATCGCGGATTTCGCCCAGGCCGCGCGCAACGCCGTGGAGGCGGGGTTCGACGGGGTCGAAGTGCACGCCGCGTACGGCTACTTGGTCCACCAGTTCCTGGCGCCCAGCTCCAATCTGCGCACCGACGAGTGGGGCGGCTCGGTCGAAGGCCGGGTCCGGTTCGCGGCGGAGGTGGTCGCGGCGGTGTCGGCGGCCATCGGGGCACACCGCACGGGGATACGCATCTCGCCCGGCATTCGCTACAACGGAATCGAGGAGCCCGAGCTCGAGCCCACGTACGCCCACCTCGTCCGCCGGCTGAACGAGACCGGCCCCGCCTATCTGCATGTCGTCGAAAGCTCCCGCGATCTGAGCGCCCTCCTCCGCAAGGAATTCTCCGGGACCTTCATCCTCAACCCCGCGACCGACGGATTCACCAGCGCGGCGGACCTGACGCTCATCGAGGACGGCACGGCCGACATGCTGTCCTTCGGCGCGCTCTTCCTCGCCAACCCCGACCTGCCGGCCCGGCTGCGAGCGGGCGGACCGTACAACACGCCCGATACGTCGACCTACTACGGCGGCACCGACGAGGGATTCATCGACTACCCCTCCCTGGGCGCCTGA
- a CDS encoding AraC family transcriptional regulator — MCDAPDFDLEPYTGFDANPYVERTFSSWDSLGWRSLLLQRFHHTARVERVALPATEDLHLVLTVAGDASMETRTGGRWQRRHWLPGQVDMALPGVASVRRYRSVAPLRTLQVHIPHVTLARTVEQLGGAGVDYERMAAAVASGDPLVEHTMRSLGAAGEAEDLYAESAATFLAVHLLSGGVRPPKVSRESAEGPWVHKAVAMMRDRLHSPLTVADLASEAGFSVYHFIRVFKEATGQTPHRYLTRLRLEEAQRLLGAGGLSVAQVATRCGFGSPGSLSTAFLRHTGVRPSAYRNR, encoded by the coding sequence GTGTGCGACGCTCCCGACTTCGACCTCGAGCCGTATACCGGATTCGACGCGAACCCGTATGTCGAGCGGACGTTCAGCAGCTGGGACAGCCTGGGCTGGCGGTCGCTGCTTCTGCAGCGGTTCCATCACACCGCGCGCGTGGAGCGGGTGGCACTGCCCGCCACCGAGGATCTGCATCTGGTGCTGACGGTCGCGGGCGACGCATCGATGGAGACCCGCACCGGTGGGCGCTGGCAGCGGCGGCATTGGCTGCCCGGGCAGGTCGATATGGCCCTTCCGGGCGTGGCGTCGGTGCGCCGCTACCGGTCCGTGGCCCCCTTGCGGACCCTTCAGGTGCACATTCCACACGTCACCCTCGCCCGTACGGTCGAGCAGCTGGGCGGGGCGGGCGTCGACTATGAGCGGATGGCCGCCGCGGTGGCCTCGGGGGATCCGCTCGTCGAACACACCATGCGGTCGCTGGGCGCGGCCGGTGAGGCCGAGGACCTGTACGCGGAGTCCGCGGCGACGTTCCTCGCCGTGCATCTGCTCAGCGGCGGCGTCCGGCCACCGAAGGTGAGCCGGGAGAGCGCCGAAGGGCCCTGGGTGCACAAGGCCGTGGCGATGATGCGGGACCGGCTCCACAGCCCGTTGACGGTGGCGGACTTGGCCTCCGAGGCCGGCTTCAGCGTCTACCACTTCATTCGGGTGTTCAAGGAGGCCACGGGCCAGACGCCGCACCGCTATCTCACCCGGCTGCGGCTCGAGGAGGCGCAGCGGCTGCTCGGAGCCGGGGGGCTGTCCGTCGCCCAGGTCGCCACGCGATGCGGATTCGGCAGCCCCGGTTCACTGTCCACGGCGTTCCTGCGGCATACGGGGGTCCGGCCGTCGGCCTACCGCAATCGATGA
- a CDS encoding SDR family NAD(P)-dependent oxidoreductase → MKHTLVMTGASRGIGRVAAEHILRQSPPAHLVVVARASSGARLAEELAMGGHTVSHVPADLASLRSVRSAAAEIRDRLERGDLPPLRGFVGNAGMQYTNALTESPEGFEATFAVNVLANHLFVRLLQDHFAAPARIVITVSDTHFGDVKHNLGMVPGPVWQSPDVLARPGAFPKPGSTAGGRTAYSTSKLAAIYLVHEYARRLPAGIDAIAYNPGFVPGTGLARNAGPVSRFAMRRVLPVMTLTPFATGRATAGRHLADVVLGTTAAPTGSYVDRAEVARSSQESYDPLRERELWDVVERFTVAHPG, encoded by the coding sequence ATGAAGCACACCCTGGTGATGACGGGCGCGAGCCGCGGGATCGGCCGGGTCGCCGCGGAGCACATCCTGCGCCAGTCGCCCCCTGCGCACCTCGTCGTCGTGGCCCGTGCGTCCTCCGGCGCCCGGCTCGCCGAGGAACTCGCCATGGGCGGACACACGGTCTCGCACGTCCCGGCGGACCTCGCCTCGCTGCGGAGTGTCCGCTCCGCGGCCGCCGAGATCCGTGACCGGCTGGAGCGCGGTGATCTGCCACCGCTGCGCGGGTTCGTGGGCAACGCGGGCATGCAGTACACCAACGCGCTGACCGAGTCCCCCGAGGGGTTCGAGGCCACGTTCGCCGTCAACGTGCTCGCCAACCACCTCTTCGTCCGCCTGCTCCAGGACCACTTCGCCGCTCCCGCCCGGATCGTGATCACCGTCAGCGACACCCACTTCGGCGACGTCAAGCACAACCTGGGCATGGTGCCGGGCCCGGTCTGGCAGTCCCCCGACGTCCTCGCCCGTCCGGGCGCCTTCCCCAAGCCGGGCAGCACGGCCGGTGGCCGCACCGCGTACTCGACGAGCAAGCTGGCCGCCATCTACCTCGTGCACGAGTACGCGCGCCGGCTTCCGGCCGGGATCGACGCCATCGCCTACAACCCGGGCTTCGTCCCCGGCACCGGCCTCGCCCGCAACGCGGGTCCCGTCTCCCGGTTCGCCATGCGGCGCGTCCTGCCGGTGATGACCCTCACGCCGTTCGCCACCGGCCGGGCCACCGCGGGCCGCCACCTCGCCGATGTCGTCCTGGGCACGACCGCCGCACCGACCGGGTCCTATGTGGACCGCGCCGAGGTGGCGCGGTCGTCGCAGGAGTCCTACGACCCGCTGCGCGAGCGCGAACTCTGGGACGTCGTCGAACGGTTCACCGTGGCGCACCCGGGCTGA
- a CDS encoding alpha/beta fold hydrolase produces the protein MLTRATEQAPESVAHAVYLSALMPASDVPAFAYARMPENAGALAQSCVRADPAAIGALRLDLASGDAAYRRQLLDAFYGDVDPAVAEAAVGLLTPDAPIGIALGTTTLTRGGWGSVPRTYITCARDMAVRPALQKKLISDATVAFPDNPTAVAALDSSHSPFLSMPGQVADLVAELG, from the coding sequence GTGCTGACGCGGGCCACGGAGCAGGCACCCGAGTCGGTGGCCCACGCGGTCTATCTGAGCGCGCTCATGCCGGCCTCGGACGTCCCCGCCTTCGCCTACGCCCGGATGCCCGAGAACGCGGGCGCCCTCGCCCAGTCCTGCGTCCGGGCCGATCCCGCCGCGATCGGGGCGCTGCGGCTGGACCTCGCCTCGGGCGACGCGGCGTACCGTCGGCAGTTGCTGGACGCGTTCTACGGCGACGTCGACCCGGCCGTCGCCGAAGCCGCCGTGGGACTGCTGACGCCCGACGCTCCGATCGGCATCGCGCTCGGCACCACCACCCTCACCCGCGGCGGCTGGGGCTCGGTCCCCCGTACCTACATCACCTGCGCACGGGACATGGCGGTGCGCCCGGCGCTCCAGAAGAAGCTCATCAGCGACGCCACGGTGGCCTTCCCGGACAACCCGACCGCGGTCGCGGCGCTCGACTCCTCCCACTCGCCGTTCTTGTCCATGCCCGGGCAGGTGGCGGATCTCGTCGCGGAGCTGGGCTGA
- a CDS encoding epoxide hydrolase family protein produces the protein MIPVRQSRAFPWPWAGSSVRGVPTYPAGAVTPDIEPFAICVPDADLDDLRSRLDRVRLPESETVADASQGVPLDQMRALLAALRDVDWRAREKTWNAIGHFRTVIDGLELAFWHVRSPEPAATPLLLTHGWPGSILEFEQVIGPLTDPAGHGGDRADAFDVVIPSLPGFGFSGRPAETGWNPARTADAWATLMSRLGYDRFAAHGGDWGAFISTELARRFPSRVIGLHLTMPVASPLPQDRDTATPAEARMIERRDLHLADGYGFGIQMGTRPQTLGYALVDSPAGLAAWLGEKFAAYADTRTEAGGGVSLDRQAEGIALYWLTGTGASTSRWYWEALRWTPRSAEEENARPVTVPTACSLFPAEPWPTARRWAERRYTDLRSWHALDRGGHFPGLEHPDVLVEEVRAAFRGLR, from the coding sequence ATGATCCCTGTACGGCAATCGCGCGCATTCCCGTGGCCCTGGGCCGGTTCTAGCGTTCGTGGCGTGCCGACTTACCCCGCGGGCGCGGTGACGCCCGATATCGAACCCTTCGCCATCTGCGTTCCCGACGCCGATCTCGACGATCTGCGCTCCCGGCTGGACCGGGTCCGCCTTCCCGAATCCGAGACCGTGGCCGACGCGTCCCAAGGCGTGCCGCTGGACCAGATGCGGGCGCTCCTCGCGGCGTTGCGCGATGTGGACTGGCGGGCACGCGAGAAGACCTGGAACGCGATCGGCCACTTCCGCACCGTCATCGACGGCCTGGAGCTGGCCTTCTGGCATGTGCGGTCGCCGGAGCCCGCCGCGACGCCGCTGCTGCTGACGCACGGCTGGCCCGGGTCGATCCTGGAGTTCGAGCAGGTCATCGGCCCGCTCACCGATCCGGCCGGCCATGGCGGCGACCGGGCCGACGCCTTCGACGTCGTCATTCCGTCGCTGCCCGGGTTCGGCTTCAGCGGCCGCCCCGCGGAGACGGGGTGGAACCCCGCCCGGACGGCCGACGCCTGGGCCACGCTGATGAGCCGGCTGGGGTACGACCGCTTCGCTGCGCACGGCGGCGACTGGGGCGCGTTCATCAGCACCGAGCTGGCCCGCCGGTTTCCCTCGCGGGTGATCGGCCTGCACCTGACGATGCCGGTAGCCTCACCGCTCCCGCAGGACCGCGACACCGCCACCCCGGCCGAGGCGCGGATGATCGAACGGCGTGATCTGCACCTGGCCGACGGCTATGGCTTCGGGATCCAGATGGGCACCCGGCCCCAGACCCTCGGCTACGCCCTGGTCGACTCGCCCGCCGGGCTGGCCGCCTGGCTGGGCGAGAAGTTCGCCGCCTACGCCGACACCCGGACCGAGGCCGGGGGAGGGGTGAGCCTCGACCGGCAGGCCGAAGGCATCGCGTTGTACTGGCTCACCGGCACCGGAGCATCCACCTCCCGCTGGTACTGGGAGGCGCTGCGCTGGACGCCGCGCAGCGCCGAAGAGGAGAACGCCCGGCCCGTGACCGTGCCGACCGCGTGCTCGCTCTTCCCGGCCGAGCCATGGCCCACGGCCAGGCGCTGGGCCGAGCGGCGCTACACGGATCTGCGCTCCTGGCACGCATTGGACCGAGGCGGTCATTTTCCGGGGCTGGAGCACCCCGACGTGCTGGTGGAGGAGGTGCGGGCCGCCTTCCGCGGTCTACGGTGA
- a CDS encoding helix-turn-helix transcriptional regulator: MASSGSDFAALLRAWRDRLSPADAGFAPTATRRAPGLRREELAQLAGLSVDYILRLEQGRAKNPSDQVVGALARALQLSRAERDQLYRSAGLLPPRDGTVNAHVPPGIQRLAARLGDVPIGVFTADWTLVWWNAMWSALHGDPAVLPAAERSLARALFGSGAARAATLHIRPARGPDTFEASIVADLKDAVSRYPADGRLQRLVRELRAESEVFAHYWATRTTAAQHTSDRKTIRHPEAGDIHLDCDVLVVPGADLRMVTYTAATGSSDAGKLDLLRVTGPRTAAPRP; the protein is encoded by the coding sequence ATGGCTTCCTCCGGCTCCGACTTCGCCGCGCTCCTGCGCGCCTGGCGCGACCGCCTCTCCCCGGCCGACGCCGGCTTCGCCCCGACGGCCACACGCCGCGCCCCGGGACTGCGCCGCGAGGAGCTCGCACAGCTGGCCGGGCTCTCCGTCGACTACATCCTGCGCCTGGAGCAGGGACGCGCGAAGAACCCCTCGGACCAGGTCGTCGGCGCCCTCGCCCGCGCCCTCCAGCTCTCCCGCGCCGAGCGCGACCAGCTCTACCGGAGCGCCGGGCTTCTGCCGCCGCGCGACGGGACGGTCAACGCCCATGTGCCCCCGGGCATCCAACGGCTCGCCGCGCGCCTGGGCGATGTCCCGATCGGGGTGTTCACCGCGGATTGGACCCTGGTGTGGTGGAACGCCATGTGGAGCGCCCTGCACGGCGATCCCGCCGTCCTCCCGGCCGCCGAACGCAGCCTGGCCCGCGCCCTGTTCGGCAGCGGCGCCGCCCGCGCCGCGACGCTTCACATCCGGCCCGCGCGCGGGCCGGACACCTTCGAAGCCTCGATCGTCGCCGACCTCAAGGACGCCGTCTCCCGTTACCCCGCCGACGGCCGGCTCCAGCGCCTGGTGCGGGAACTGCGGGCGGAGTCCGAGGTGTTCGCGCACTACTGGGCCACCCGGACGACCGCCGCCCAGCACACGAGCGACCGGAAGACGATCCGGCATCCGGAGGCCGGCGACATCCACCTGGACTGCGATGTCCTCGTGGTCCCCGGCGCGGACCTGCGCATGGTCACCTACACGGCGGCGACCGGAAGCAGCGACGCGGGCAAGCTCGACCTCCTTCGCGTCACCGGCCCCCGCACCGCCGCTCCGCGTCCGTGA
- a CDS encoding zinc-dependent alcohol dehydrogenase family protein, whose protein sequence is MRTFQIDTGGSLIAPATRPVPTPSAGEVLVRVKASAINARDLLIVSGRYPIEVPPGRIPLSDGAGVVEAVGDGVSRFRVGDRVVSTFHPTWLYGPFPQWGEFHGTQRDGWLTEYIALDEQSLVAVPDHLSFEEAATLPCAALTAWSAVSGVGPGDALLVQGSGGVSVFALQFARLAGARVLATTSSEEKGRRLGTLGASDVVNYLSTPEWGAQVRALTGGGADRVVEIGGAGTLAQSIEAIAYGGQIALVGNLASGGGMDVTRFFRRAATLRSISVGSRSDFERMNKVIGRHRLRPVIDRVVPFDQAPEAFAHFEKGPRFGKVVIGH, encoded by the coding sequence ATGCGCACATTCCAGATCGATACGGGCGGCAGCCTGATCGCCCCGGCCACGCGTCCGGTGCCGACTCCATCGGCGGGCGAAGTGCTGGTCCGCGTGAAGGCCAGCGCCATCAACGCGCGCGACCTGCTCATCGTCTCCGGCAGGTATCCCATCGAGGTGCCACCGGGGCGCATCCCGCTCTCCGACGGCGCGGGCGTCGTGGAGGCGGTCGGGGACGGGGTTTCGCGGTTCCGGGTGGGGGACCGCGTCGTGAGCACCTTCCATCCGACCTGGCTGTACGGTCCGTTCCCGCAGTGGGGGGAGTTCCACGGGACGCAGCGCGATGGATGGCTCACCGAGTACATCGCCCTGGACGAACAGAGCCTGGTCGCCGTGCCGGACCATCTCTCGTTCGAGGAAGCGGCCACGCTTCCATGTGCCGCGCTCACCGCATGGTCGGCGGTGAGCGGAGTCGGCCCGGGCGACGCACTCCTGGTCCAGGGCTCGGGCGGGGTGTCGGTCTTCGCGCTGCAGTTCGCCCGCCTGGCCGGCGCACGGGTGCTCGCCACGACATCCAGCGAGGAGAAGGGCCGACGGCTCGGCACGCTCGGCGCATCCGATGTCGTCAACTACCTCAGCACACCGGAGTGGGGCGCCCAGGTGCGGGCGCTCACCGGCGGCGGTGCCGACCGTGTCGTCGAGATCGGCGGCGCCGGAACGCTCGCCCAGTCCATCGAGGCCATCGCCTACGGCGGGCAGATCGCCCTCGTCGGCAATCTCGCCTCGGGCGGTGGGATGGATGTGACGCGATTCTTCCGCCGCGCCGCCACGCTCAGGTCGATCAGTGTCGGCAGCCGGAGCGACTTCGAGCGGATGAACAAGGTCATCGGCCGGCATCGGCTGCGGCCCGTCATCGACCGTGTCGTCCCCTTCGACCAGGCACCGGAGGCGTTCGCCCACTTCGAGAAGGGGCCACGCTTCGGCAAGGTCGTCATCGGTCACTGA
- a CDS encoding AraC family transcriptional regulator gives MDPIDDLLATMKIEDARYVRVDAHAPWGISFPPRDLARLVLISSGSCWLVADTLAGPQRLEANDCFLVRAGVSFTLQDTTGSEVVDCDGLVSQAPGTSARVGGDGELTQIVSSRFAFDAVAAEPLFALLPPLFRLNLDHTSSHLLRTTFDLIARESAAGGLGGGFIMSRLSDVLFVQALRSCCADVGGGTVGWIAALRDPRLAIAMRELHTDLAHPWTVDELARKAGMSRSAFAASFKEKTGDTPLGYLTSWRMYRVKVLLRETPLSVQEIAVRVGYDTGSALSRAFSAREGVTPGGWRKRMDAAPRQGAMADATAP, from the coding sequence ATGGATCCCATCGACGACCTTCTCGCCACCATGAAGATCGAGGACGCGCGGTATGTGCGGGTGGACGCCCATGCGCCGTGGGGCATCTCGTTCCCTCCCCGGGACCTCGCCCGGCTGGTCCTGATCTCCAGTGGTTCGTGTTGGCTCGTCGCGGACACGCTCGCCGGTCCGCAACGTCTGGAGGCGAATGACTGCTTCCTGGTCCGCGCGGGCGTGAGTTTCACCCTTCAGGACACCACCGGCAGCGAGGTCGTCGACTGCGACGGACTGGTCTCCCAAGCTCCCGGCACCTCGGCGCGGGTCGGGGGCGACGGTGAGCTGACACAGATCGTGTCCAGCCGGTTCGCCTTCGACGCCGTGGCGGCCGAACCGCTCTTCGCGCTGCTGCCGCCGTTGTTCCGGCTGAACCTGGACCACACCTCCAGCCACCTCCTGCGCACCACGTTCGACCTCATCGCGAGGGAGAGCGCGGCAGGCGGGCTCGGTGGTGGCTTCATCATGAGCCGGCTGTCCGATGTGCTCTTCGTCCAGGCGCTACGGAGCTGTTGCGCCGATGTCGGAGGGGGCACCGTCGGCTGGATCGCCGCACTGCGGGACCCCCGGCTGGCCATCGCCATGCGGGAGTTGCACACGGACCTGGCCCATCCGTGGACGGTCGACGAACTCGCCCGCAAGGCGGGGATGTCACGCTCGGCGTTCGCCGCCTCGTTCAAGGAGAAGACGGGGGACACCCCGCTGGGCTACCTCACCTCATGGCGCATGTACCGGGTGAAGGTGCTGCTCCGGGAGACGCCGCTGAGTGTCCAGGAGATCGCGGTCAGAGTCGGCTACGACACCGGAAGCGCGCTGAGTCGTGCCTTTTCGGCCCGCGAAGGCGTCACGCCCGGGGGCTGGCGGAAGCGGATGGACGCGGCGCCACGTCAGGGTGCCATGGCGGACGCAACGGCCCCATGA
- a CDS encoding alpha/beta fold hydrolase, which produces MPVRATPLLFLHGNWHGAWCWTEVIAALAGSGRSAVAVDMAGHGLRARRPACLTSRPFDAEALATEVSPVADVDLDRAGDLLVSQIKRVGRGGPVTVIAHRAAPC; this is translated from the coding sequence ATGCCCGTTCGAGCCACCCCGTTGCTGTTCCTGCACGGTAATTGGCATGGGGCCTGGTGCTGGACCGAGGTGATCGCCGCTCTGGCCGGTTCCGGCCGCTCGGCTGTCGCGGTGGACATGGCAGGGCACGGGCTGCGCGCACGCCGGCCCGCCTGCCTCACCAGCCGCCCCTTCGACGCCGAGGCACTGGCCACCGAGGTCTCGCCGGTGGCGGACGTGGATCTCGACCGGGCGGGTGATCTCCTGGTGTCGCAGATCAAGCGGGTCGGCCGGGGCGGCCCGGTCACGGTGATCGCCCACAGGGCGGCACCGTGCTGA
- a CDS encoding MarR family winged helix-turn-helix transcriptional regulator, producing MTTELPHTDATQGSYGGAVSQTLARVSRLHRLAGGRLLRPTGLCSGQEFLMMALWDAGPVRQSELARALDLDPSTVTLTLRRLEQGGYVIRARDPHDRRVMLVRASEESYALRPKVSEVWGQLEEHILDGLDDAEREAFARILAKVEKNLAPGEEGSPDTPGA from the coding sequence ATGACCACAGAGCTCCCGCACACCGACGCGACGCAGGGCTCGTACGGCGGCGCCGTCAGCCAGACCCTGGCGCGCGTTTCCCGCCTGCACCGCCTCGCCGGTGGCAGGCTGCTGCGCCCGACCGGTCTCTGTTCCGGTCAGGAATTCCTGATGATGGCCCTGTGGGATGCCGGACCGGTCCGTCAGTCGGAGCTGGCCAGGGCGCTCGACCTGGATCCGTCGACCGTGACCCTGACGCTGCGGCGGCTGGAGCAGGGCGGGTATGTCATCCGCGCACGCGATCCGCATGACCGGCGCGTCATGCTCGTCCGGGCCTCGGAGGAGAGCTACGCCCTGCGACCCAAGGTCTCGGAGGTCTGGGGGCAGCTGGAGGAGCACATCCTGGACGGGCTGGATGACGCGGAGCGCGAAGCCTTCGCCAGGATCCTCGCCAAGGTCGAGAAGAACCTCGCCCCCGGCGAGGAGGGCTCCCCCGACACCCCTGGCGCGTGA
- the metE gene encoding 5-methyltetrahydropteroyltriglutamate--homocysteine S-methyltransferase, with translation MTTKSAAAAARATVYGYPRQGPNRELKKAIEGYWKGRVPADALRATAAELRRTTWRQLAGAGIDEVPTGDFSYYDHVLDTTVMVGAIPDRHRDAVATDPLDGYFAMARGTQDVAPLEMTKWFDTNYHYLVPELGPDTVFTADSAKQVAELTEALGLGLAARPVLVGPVTYLLLAKPAPGAPADFEPLTLLDRLLPVYAEVLADLRAAGAEWVQLDEPALVQDRTPAELNAAGRAYRDLGALADRPKLLVASYFDRLGEALPVLAKAPVEGLALDFTEAAAANLDALAAVGGLPRKRLIAGVVNGRNIWVNDLEKSLARLGTLLGLADRVDVAASCSLLHVPLDATAERDIAPQILRWLAFARQKTTEIVTLAKGLARGTDTITAELAANRAALASRANSPITRDPAVRARTGAVTEADTRRSQPYAERAAVQRAHLRLPLLPTTTIGSFPQTGELRTARADLRGGRIDTAGYEERIKAEIQEVISFQEQTGLDVLVHGEAERNDMVQYFAEQLTGYLATQHGWVQSYGTRYVRPPILAGDISRPEPMTVRWTAYAQSLTDRPVKGMLTGPVTMLAWSFVRDDQPLGDTARQVALALRDEVGDLEAAGTSVIQVDEPALRETLPLRTEDRPAYLSWATEAFRLTTGGVRPGTQIHTHMCYAEFGDIVQAIDDLDADVISLEAARSHMQVARELAAHGYPREAGPGVYDIHSPRVPSALEAAELLRTGLKAIPAERLWVNPDCGLKTRGWPETRSSLRNLVTAARTVRGELPAS, from the coding sequence GTGACCACCAAGTCCGCAGCCGCGGCAGCACGGGCCACCGTGTACGGCTACCCCCGCCAGGGCCCGAACCGGGAACTGAAGAAGGCGATCGAGGGCTACTGGAAGGGCCGCGTCCCCGCCGACGCGCTCCGGGCCACCGCCGCCGAACTGCGCCGCACCACCTGGCGGCAGCTCGCCGGGGCGGGCATCGACGAAGTTCCCACGGGGGACTTCTCGTACTACGACCATGTGCTGGACACCACCGTCATGGTCGGCGCGATCCCCGACCGCCACCGGGACGCCGTCGCCACCGATCCGCTCGACGGCTACTTCGCGATGGCGCGGGGCACACAGGACGTGGCGCCGCTGGAGATGACCAAGTGGTTCGACACCAACTACCACTACCTGGTTCCGGAGCTGGGTCCGGACACGGTGTTCACGGCCGACTCCGCCAAGCAGGTCGCGGAGCTGACGGAAGCCCTCGGCCTCGGTCTGGCGGCGCGGCCGGTCCTGGTCGGTCCCGTCACCTACCTCCTCCTCGCCAAGCCCGCCCCCGGCGCGCCCGCGGACTTCGAGCCGCTCACCCTCCTGGACCGCCTGCTTCCGGTGTACGCCGAGGTCCTGGCCGACCTGCGGGCGGCCGGTGCCGAGTGGGTGCAGCTCGATGAGCCCGCCCTGGTCCAGGACCGCACGCCGGCCGAGCTGAACGCCGCCGGACGCGCCTACCGCGATCTCGGGGCCCTCGCCGACCGTCCGAAGCTGCTGGTCGCCTCGTACTTCGACCGCCTCGGCGAGGCCCTGCCCGTACTGGCCAAGGCCCCGGTCGAGGGGCTGGCGCTGGACTTCACGGAGGCCGCCGCCGCCAATCTGGACGCGCTGGCCGCCGTCGGCGGGCTGCCCCGCAAGCGGCTGATCGCCGGTGTCGTCAACGGCCGCAACATCTGGGTCAACGACCTGGAGAAGTCCCTGGCCAGGCTCGGCACCCTGCTGGGGCTGGCCGACCGGGTCGATGTGGCCGCCTCCTGCTCGCTGCTGCACGTCCCCCTCGACGCGACGGCCGAGCGGGACATCGCACCGCAGATCCTGCGCTGGCTGGCCTTCGCCCGGCAGAAGACCACGGAGATCGTCACCCTCGCCAAGGGCCTGGCCCGCGGCACCGACACCATTACCGCCGAACTGGCCGCGAACCGGGCCGCTCTCGCCTCCCGCGCCAACTCCCCCATCACCCGCGACCCGGCCGTCCGCGCCCGCACCGGCGCGGTCACCGAGGCCGACACCCGCCGCTCCCAGCCGTACGCCGAACGCGCCGCGGTCCAGCGCGCCCACCTCCGCCTGCCGCTGCTGCCGACCACCACCATCGGCTCCTTCCCGCAGACCGGCGAACTGCGCACCGCCCGCGCCGACCTGCGCGGCGGCCGGATCGACACGGCCGGGTACGAGGAGCGCATCAAGGCCGAGATCCAGGAGGTGATCTCCTTCCAGGAGCAGACCGGCCTGGATGTGCTGGTGCACGGCGAGGCCGAGCGCAACGACATGGTCCAGTACTTCGCCGAGCAGCTCACCGGCTATCTCGCCACCCAGCACGGCTGGGTGCAGTCCTACGGCACCCGCTACGTCCGCCCGCCGATCCTGGCCGGTGACATCTCCCGCCCCGAGCCGATGACGGTGCGCTGGACCGCCTATGCCCAGTCCCTCACCGACCGCCCGGTCAAGGGCATGCTCACCGGGCCGGTCACCATGCTCGCCTGGTCCTTCGTCCGCGACGACCAGCCCCTCGGCGACACCGCCCGCCAGGTCGCCCTCGCCCTGCGCGACGAGGTGGGCGACCTGGAGGCGGCCGGGACCTCGGTCATCCAGGTGGACGAACCCGCCCTGCGCGAGACCCTTCCGCTGCGCACCGAGGACCGGCCCGCCTATCTGTCCTGGGCGACCGAGGCCTTCCGCCTCACCACCGGCGGCGTACGGCCCGGCACCCAGATCCACACCCATATGTGCTACGCCGAGTTCGGCGACATCGTCCAGGCGATCGACGACCTCGACGCCGATGTCATCAGCCTGGAAGCCGCCCGCTCCCATATGCAGGTGGCCCGCGAGCTGGCCGCCCATGGCTATCCGCGCGAGGCCGGGCCCGGGGTGTACGACATCCACTCCCCTCGCGTGCCCAGTGCGCTGGAGGCGGCCGAACTGCTCCGCACCGGCCTCAAGGCCATCCCCGCCGAGCGGCTGTGGGTCAACCCCGACTGCGGCCTGAAGACCCGCGGCTGGCCCGAGACCCGCTCCTCACTGCGGAACCTGGTCACCGCGGCCCGTACGGTCCGCGGTGAGCTGCCCGCGTCCTGA